ctgattggttgctacgggcgACAAGGCCAATTTTGATGAAATAAGACCCACTGCTGTATCCGTGCAGCAATTCTGTCAGCAGAACCAACATGGCGGAAACCTGCAGATACAAAATTACCAGCGGTGTCTCGTAACTCCGGTCACCCTCTCAAACAACGGCTCTTGATGGCTGCATCGCCAGTGTGTAGGCACCAAAACCACTTGAATGAGTATGCGATCATTGGGGGTCCGTTAATCCGAGACCCTCaccagagaagaaaaaaaaaaaaggaatgcaaACACCATCAGTCTTTTCTTCAAATGAAGCCGACTGAAGCAGAAGGGGCATGGCtttgttctagagatcggtggggaCCCCTGTTCACGGACCCCCCACCAACATCTTCTGATCTAGCTTGCGTAGTCTATGCAGAAATGTAGGATCGCTTAAATGCATCTCAAATAAGACGTGAAGCAACTATGCaaatattgaagaaaaaaaaaagaaaaaaaaatctaccatTTGGTGTATACAGTTCCTATGAAGAtgtgtgtgtctccatggttacagactacaaaccctgtgtagtcagagTCTCTCTCTTCCCTGTAGCCTCTACTACTGTCTGAAGAGGAGGTAGAGGGAACCAAGTAAAACGTGACTGCAGCATCAGACGAcagagggtttgtttgtagtctgtaactatggagacacataggtctgcataggagcttcaTACACAAAACGATAAGATAATATTTGCCAAGTTTGgagcaattgaaaaaaaaaaaaaaaagtttgccaaAGTTTACACACAGGTGGTCAATATCAGGTGTTCGATTGCAGCGTGTAATAAATAGATTTCTTAATAGGAGACAAATCTATTACGATCCAGATCTAATGTAGTGAATTCATGTGCTGTGAAATAGCTTTACACTGGATCCATAAACAGAATTAATATTTCCACTGTAACCTACCTCCTACAggctgcaaaataaaataaaaacctaagTAGTATGGAGTTAAGGAGTAACCTGCAAGGTGCTCATCTTAAACCGTGGCATTGAACTGCATGAGAGGGTAAAGTGGAACCTACAACAAAGCTGCAGTCCAGTCCCCCCGCCCCCCGGTTGCCAACCAGTGCCCAGTCCAATAACCATGCCGCTAGTTGAAACAGTTTTTGTACAGCTACTTCCGGGTTCGGAGACGCTTTGATTTCCTAGGACAGTCCACGACCCCCGCTACTTTCTTCCGTTTGCGGGGGGAATCATCCCTGGGCCCTGCTCCGGAGGGGCCCACCGCGCTTTCCACCACATCGCGCAGTTTGTGCTCTAACTCTGCGAGGCGCACGTTCTGCTCGCCGATGATTTGGGTCTGCTCTAGAAGTTTCTGGTCCTGGTCTTGGAGCTGTTTCTGCTGCTCTTGTACCTTGGTGCGGAGCTCGGACAGCTCCCGCCTCAGGACGGTCAGGCCGGCTCCATTGGTTTTCACTTGCTGCACTAGTTTCGTCACCTCCTGTCTTGATGGGTTTTGCTTGGAGAAGAGCTGCATTGTACTTAGGTTGGTGGAAGGGCCTGGAACTACATAGaggaatgacattttttttagatACGACAGAGAGAACAcacaggtgcagcaggttacagTTCTGATCCTTTTATTGCCAGACCAAATCAATACAATTGtgaaggcatgctgggagttgtagtctcaccACAGCTAGAGACCACCGGTCCATTAGACATGCTACTACGTCTTGCCGACAATCAATAGACCCCGCAGCAGTCTTTCTGCTATACAAAAGACagtccaggtcctccagagtaggACTGGACAAATTCCAGGAGTCAGGAGGTTAGTGCACCCAAAAatgtgtaaacttttttttttttaaaggatttaACATGTATGGGGGACACCCAACTGTTCTGAGGGCAGCCgagagaggtggggggggggggggagtgtcaaAGAAATAAACGTCAGCCAAACGAGCCATCGGCCGATGGTTATTTAATACATACGGCCGCCTTAAGATGGAGTTGCCCAGATTGGACGAGCCCTTTAAGCCAGTCAGATTTTCCCCAATACCATTCCGTTCACTTGCATCATGGGAAATATTGTGCCTTTACATAGATTTTCCTTGGATTATAGTAAATAATGGTTTACCATTGAAGGGACATGGAATTGTAGTATTTAGGAAAGGTGGCGGGTTCAATACGGGATAAGCGGATCACGTACCTGGAGTAGAGCCCATGAGACGTCCCGACACTTCAGAGCCAGGTAGCTTCTTCTTAAGGATCGGAACAATCTTTTCATCAAAATATTCCATTGCCATAGAGGAGATGTCCCGTAATTCTTGCAGGACCTCATGAGCTCGCTGAGGGGATCTTGTAGAATTTACATATCGTAGTACATTATAAATTTCATCAATAACCTGCAAATGGAAGAATAGCTGATGAGTAAGTAGACGGCGGCCAGGAGCCGACAATGCGCAGGTCACTCATATGTCCTATAGGTGGAGATACCCGGAGCGTTCCCTGCCGTGTGATCCTAGAGCTGACCTATAGGAAAATCAACATCATAACCCCGGCCCTTTATCCCATTCGACCGGCAGACATCCTCCATTCTTCTATAATCCCAATATAGAAGAAAAGTCACGTCTTCAATTCCCTATAAATTACTTATTTCTACGTAAAATCGTTCCTGCACAGAAAAGTTTATAAAAACTTTCTAAAGTTAACAAACATGGACGTCATAGGTTGGGGGTGATGAGGATAAGGCGCATTACACTGTTAGCCCACGGATTTCTATGGGTGACATATAATGCGTTACTTCGACGCTGAAGGGGAAATAAAGGCGAACCGGACGCTTCCCATGGCAATAACAGATCGCTACACCCCCGTTCCCCCAGGTGTAATGTGCTGGGTGAAAACAGTGATAACTAATTTTTGTTATTCACACTGTATCTCCACACGGGTCACTGTAAAgggtatacagtggcatacgtcgccCATAGGCTTCCATTGTGAAAAGAACTTATAGGCCCGACACGTGCCAACAGGACACTCTTGGCCTCCGCCAGGTGAATGGGGCCCTATTGATGCACAGGGAGCTTTCCTTGGGAATAATCTGAACAGACACTGCGATGGGAATAGACCCGCACAGTAGGGCAACtcggtggttagcactgttgccctgcagcgctggggtcctgggttcaaatccaaccaaggacatcatctgcatggagtttgtatgttctccctgtgtttgcatggggtttcctcccacaccccaaagacataccgatagggaatttagattatgagccccaatggggacagtaagtgtggacctttatacagcgctgcggaatatgttggcgctatataagtaacaaacAAATAGTTATGAGACTATGCTGAGGTAGGATCACATAGAATAGAGATCAGacactgccacctagtggccacttGGGAGAAGTGCAGATTTATAGATCCATTTCAACCTTGTGGGGGATTAACCAATGTTGTAAATTGTATTTTGGGTTTTCTGTCTAACAGCTTCAGATACTATAAACATTAGGAAAGCTGAATCATGGACTGGTTGTTGTCTTTTAGGGTCAGGGATGGAATTTTGAAACCCCACCAAGAGATCTTGTCCTCCCCTGCACACACGCTTACGTCATTGCTGGCAG
This genomic stretch from Rhinoderma darwinii isolate aRhiDar2 chromosome 4, aRhiDar2.hap1, whole genome shotgun sequence harbors:
- the FBXO28 gene encoding F-box only protein 28, translating into MSAAEEERGTEGGPGGSSPSSSSPSHQLPQSNTLLGLPIVAIENILNFLTYDEISQLRLVCKRMDLECQRILNQGFLRVERYHSLCQKQVKAQLPRRESERRNHSLARHADILAAVETRLSLLNMTFMKYVDSNLCCFIPGKVIDEIYNVLRYVNSTRSPQRAHEVLQELRDISSMAMEYFDEKIVPILKKKLPGSEVSGRLMGSTPVPGPSTNLSTMQLFSKQNPSRQEVTKLVQQVKTNGAGLTVLRRELSELRTKVQEQQKQLQDQDQKLLEQTQIIGEQNVRLAELEHKLRDVVESAVGPSGAGPRDDSPRKRKKVAGVVDCPRKSKRLRTRK